From a region of the uncultured Jannaschia sp. genome:
- a CDS encoding ATP-binding cassette domain-containing protein, which produces MEPIVRMREIAKHFGSVIALNGVSVDVFPGECHCLLGDNGAGKSTFIKTMSGVHKPTSGEIMFEGRPMSFADPRDAIAAGIATVYQDLAMIPLMSVSRNFFMGNEPLRRIAGIPFFDHDHANRVTMEEMGQMGINLRGPDQAVGTLSGGERQTVAIARAVHFGAKVLILDEPTSALGVRQTSNVLATIDKVRRKGIAVVFITHNVRHAMAVGDRFTVLNRGQTLGTAMKGDITPEELQDMMAGGQELATLEGSLGGTV; this is translated from the coding sequence ATGGAGCCCATCGTCAGAATGCGCGAGATCGCCAAGCATTTCGGCAGCGTCATCGCGCTCAACGGCGTCTCCGTCGATGTCTTCCCCGGCGAATGCCACTGCCTTCTGGGCGACAACGGCGCGGGAAAGTCGACCTTCATCAAGACCATGTCCGGCGTCCACAAGCCGACCTCGGGCGAGATAATGTTCGAGGGGCGTCCGATGTCCTTCGCCGACCCGCGCGACGCCATCGCCGCGGGCATCGCGACGGTCTATCAGGACCTCGCGATGATCCCGCTGATGTCGGTCAGCCGCAACTTCTTCATGGGCAACGAGCCGTTGCGCCGCATCGCCGGCATCCCGTTCTTCGACCACGATCACGCCAACCGCGTGACGATGGAGGAGATGGGTCAGATGGGCATCAACCTGCGTGGTCCCGACCAGGCCGTCGGTACGCTTTCCGGTGGCGAGCGCCAGACGGTGGCCATTGCGCGCGCGGTGCATTTCGGGGCCAAGGTCCTGATCCTCGACGAGCCGACCAGCGCCTTGGGCGTGCGCCAGACCTCGAACGTGCTGGCCACCATCGACAAGGTCCGCCGCAAGGGCATCGCGGTCGTCTTCATCACCCACAACGTCCGTCACGCGATGGCCGTGGGCGACCGTTTTACGGTGCTCAATCGCGGCCAGACGCTGGGCACGGCGATGAAGGGCGATATCACGCCCGAGGAATTGCAGGACATGATGGCCGGCGGGCAGGAGCTTGCGACGCTCGAAGGCTCGCTCGGCGGCACGGTCTAG
- a CDS encoding ABC transporter permease, with protein MTDTPQVVIDERVKEISPLRRALIRPELGGIIGTVAVFVFFLLLAADSGMFNAQGIMNWSTVSAQFMIIAVGACLLMIAGEFDLSVGSMIGFAGMMVAIFGVTLAVPMWLTILITFAICMAFGALNGFIVVRTGLPSFIVTLATLFILRGFTIFIPQTVERKTIIGGIREAAEGDWLAPVFGGKIGQGLFQWMGDAGIIAVFDRGNRAGQPVVDGIPMLIVWAIALIVFGHILLTRTRFGNWIYAAGGDAQAARYAGVPVDRVKITMFVFTAFCATVFAVCQVMEFGSAGADRGLLKEFEAIIAVVIGGALLTGGYGSVIGAALGALIFGVVQQGLFFANVESSLFRVFLGVILLLAVILNTYIRRIITGER; from the coding sequence ATGACGGATACGCCGCAGGTGGTGATCGACGAACGCGTCAAGGAGATCTCGCCGCTGCGCCGCGCCCTGATCCGGCCCGAGCTGGGCGGCATCATCGGCACGGTCGCCGTGTTCGTGTTCTTCCTTCTGCTGGCCGCGGACAGCGGCATGTTCAACGCCCAGGGGATCATGAACTGGTCCACCGTCTCGGCGCAGTTCATGATCATCGCGGTCGGCGCCTGCCTTCTGATGATCGCGGGCGAATTCGACCTCAGCGTCGGCTCGATGATCGGCTTCGCGGGCATGATGGTGGCCATCTTCGGGGTCACGCTGGCCGTCCCGATGTGGCTGACGATCCTCATCACCTTCGCGATCTGCATGGCCTTCGGCGCGCTCAACGGCTTCATCGTCGTGCGCACGGGCCTGCCCAGCTTCATCGTCACGCTGGCCACGCTCTTCATCCTGCGCGGCTTCACGATCTTCATTCCCCAGACCGTCGAGCGGAAGACCATCATCGGCGGCATCCGCGAGGCGGCCGAGGGCGACTGGCTCGCCCCGGTCTTCGGCGGCAAGATCGGCCAGGGCCTGTTCCAGTGGATGGGCGACGCGGGCATCATCGCCGTGTTCGACCGTGGCAACCGCGCGGGACAGCCCGTGGTCGACGGCATCCCGATGCTGATCGTCTGGGCCATCGCCCTGATCGTCTTCGGCCACATCCTTCTGACCCGCACGCGCTTCGGCAACTGGATCTATGCCGCGGGCGGCGACGCCCAGGCGGCGCGCTATGCCGGTGTGCCGGTGGACCGCGTCAAGATCACGATGTTTGTCTTCACCGCCTTCTGCGCGACGGTCTTCGCCGTCTGCCAGGTGATGGAGTTCGGCTCGGCGGGCGCGGATCGCGGCCTTCTGAAGGAGTTCGAGGCGATCATCGCCGTCGTCATCGGCGGCGCGCTTCTGACCGGGGGCTACGGCTCGGTGATCGGCGCCGCCCTCGGCGCGCTGATCTTCGGCGTGGTCCAGCAGGGGCTCTTCTTCGCCAATGTCGAATCCTCGCTCTTCCGGGTGTTCCTCGGGGTGATCCTGCTGCTGGCGGTGATCCTGAACACCTACATCCGCCGTATCATCACCGGGGAGCGCTGA
- a CDS encoding sugar ABC transporter substrate-binding protein, translating to MAQADGHGDDLTYILVSHAPDSDSWWNTIKNGIALAGEQLDVTVEYRNPPTGDLADMARIIEQAAASQPDGIITTLADFDVLSGPIRAAVDQGIDVIIMNSGTPEQVREVGGLMFVGQPEYDAGLAAGQRAASDGVESFVCVNHVISNTVVGERCRGFADGLGVELGDSMIDSGQDPAEIKNRVTAYLTANPETDAILTLGPTSADPTILAVKEMGLDGDIYFGTFDLGTEIVNAIKDGTINWGIDQQPFLQAYLPVVVLANYDRYGVLPGNNINSGPGFVTADALGKVEEFAGEYR from the coding sequence ATGGCCCAGGCGGACGGTCACGGTGACGACCTGACCTATATCCTCGTCAGCCACGCGCCCGACAGCGACAGCTGGTGGAACACGATCAAGAATGGCATCGCGCTGGCCGGCGAACAGCTCGATGTCACGGTCGAGTATCGCAACCCGCCCACCGGCGACCTGGCCGACATGGCCCGCATCATCGAGCAGGCCGCCGCGAGCCAGCCCGACGGCATCATCACGACGCTGGCTGATTTCGACGTGCTGTCCGGTCCGATCCGCGCCGCCGTCGATCAGGGCATCGACGTCATCATCATGAACTCCGGCACGCCCGAGCAGGTCCGCGAAGTCGGTGGCCTGATGTTCGTCGGCCAGCCGGAATACGACGCGGGTCTCGCCGCCGGTCAGCGCGCCGCCTCGGATGGCGTCGAGAGCTTCGTCTGCGTCAATCACGTCATTTCGAACACCGTCGTGGGCGAGCGTTGCCGTGGCTTCGCCGACGGCCTCGGGGTCGAGCTGGGCGACAGCATGATCGACAGCGGGCAGGACCCGGCCGAGATCAAGAACCGCGTCACCGCCTACCTGACCGCCAATCCCGAAACGGACGCGATCCTGACGCTCGGGCCGACCTCCGCCGACCCGACGATCCTCGCGGTCAAGGAGATGGGTCTCGATGGCGACATCTACTTCGGCACCTTCGATCTGGGCACCGAGATCGTGAACGCGATCAAGGATGGCACGATCAACTGGGGCATCGACCAGCAGCCGTTCCTGCAGGCCTACCTGCCGGTCGTCGTGCTGGCGAATTACGACCGCTACGGCGTGCTTCCGGGCAACAACATCAACTCGGGCCCCGGCTTCGTCACGGCGGATGCGCTGGGCAAGGTCGAGGAATTCGCGGGCGAGTACCGCTGA
- a CDS encoding LacI family DNA-binding transcriptional regulator, which translates to MPVTLKDVALRAGVSRSAVSRSFTPGASVSPATRAKVEAAAAALGYAPSALASALSTGRTKLIGIVVSNFHNPIFLEVFDRFTRGLQDRGLRPLLVNLTGETDPKASLRMLRQYSVDGVIVASSTLPPSFARAFRVAGLPVVHSFGRWTSAPDTHVVGIDNVECGRMAARTFAARGYRRVAFLGGPDSATSTEDRLRGFLEGIEGSAMIGVTTSFATEYTFEAGRTEMRRLLAEGPPAEAYFCADDVLSIGALSALEDAGLDVPGDVGVIGLNDMEIAGWDNIALTTIRQPMGAIIDASIELAIGTIDDPDRLPEARLFPCRIVERDTLRPLPEGGDAPG; encoded by the coding sequence ATGCCCGTCACCCTCAAGGACGTCGCCCTGCGCGCCGGGGTCAGCCGCTCTGCCGTCTCGCGCAGCTTCACCCCCGGCGCGTCGGTCAGCCCGGCCACCCGCGCCAAGGTCGAGGCAGCGGCCGCGGCCCTTGGATACGCGCCGTCCGCATTGGCCTCGGCGCTGTCGACGGGTCGGACGAAGCTGATCGGCATCGTCGTGTCGAACTTCCACAACCCGATCTTTCTGGAGGTGTTCGACCGCTTCACGCGCGGCCTGCAGGATCGCGGGCTGCGCCCCCTGCTGGTCAACCTGACGGGTGAGACCGATCCCAAGGCGTCGCTTCGGATGCTGCGGCAATATTCGGTCGACGGCGTGATCGTCGCCAGTTCGACCCTGCCGCCGAGCTTCGCGCGCGCCTTCCGGGTCGCGGGCCTGCCGGTGGTGCACAGCTTCGGGCGCTGGACCAGCGCGCCCGACACCCATGTCGTCGGGATCGACAACGTCGAATGCGGGCGGATGGCGGCACGGACCTTCGCGGCGCGCGGCTACCGTCGGGTGGCCTTTCTCGGGGGGCCGGACAGCGCCACCTCGACCGAGGACCGGCTGCGCGGCTTTCTCGAAGGCATCGAGGGGTCGGCGATGATCGGCGTCACGACCAGCTTCGCGACCGAATACACCTTCGAGGCGGGCCGCACCGAGATGCGCCGCCTGCTGGCCGAGGGCCCGCCCGCCGAAGCCTATTTCTGCGCCGACGACGTGCTGTCCATCGGCGCGCTGTCCGCGCTCGAGGATGCGGGGCTCGACGTGCCGGGCGACGTGGGCGTGATCGGCCTGAACGACATGGAAATCGCGGGCTGGGACAATATCGCGCTGACCACCATCCGGCAGCCGATGGGCGCGATCATCGACGCCTCGATCGAGCTGGCCATCGGGACCATCGACGACCCCGACCGCTTGCCCGAGGCGCGGCTGTTCCCGTGCCGCATCGTCGAGCGGGACACGCTGCGGCCCCTGCCCGAGGGCGGCGACGCGCCGGGCTAG
- a CDS encoding Gfo/Idh/MocA family oxidoreductase → MRLNWGMIGGGEGSQIGPAHRLGAGLDGAFDFVAGALDHRAEAGRDYGRRLGLGDRAYGDWRDMLEGEAARDDRIDLVTVATPNATHYEITRAFLEGGFHVLCEKPMTMTVEEGEAIVGLARETGRICAVNYGYTGYSLVRHMRAMIARGDLGRIRVVVAEFAHGHHADAADADNPRVRWRYDPAQAGVSAQFADCGIHAMHMASFVTGQEVERLSADIVSALPGRVLEDDAMVNFRMSDGAVGRLWTSSVAIGRQHGLTIQVFGETGGLRWAQEQPNQLYYMPLGQRLQVIERGEGGLSPEADRSSRVTVGHAEGMPLAFANIYSDLAEAIRARRDGREMDPAADLYPRAEDGLRSMAAVHAVAASGKADGAWTDARPPMFR, encoded by the coding sequence ATGCGACTGAACTGGGGCATGATCGGCGGCGGCGAAGGCAGCCAGATCGGACCGGCGCACCGTCTGGGCGCGGGTCTCGACGGGGCGTTCGACTTCGTGGCGGGCGCGCTCGATCACCGGGCCGAGGCCGGGCGCGACTACGGCCGTCGGCTGGGTCTGGGCGACCGGGCCTATGGCGACTGGCGCGACATGCTCGAGGGCGAGGCCGCGCGCGACGACCGCATCGACCTCGTCACCGTCGCCACCCCCAACGCCACCCATTACGAGATCACGCGCGCCTTTCTCGAAGGCGGCTTCCACGTGCTCTGCGAAAAGCCGATGACCATGACCGTCGAGGAGGGCGAGGCGATCGTCGGCCTCGCCCGCGAGACGGGGCGCATCTGCGCGGTCAATTACGGCTATACCGGCTACAGCCTCGTGCGGCACATGCGGGCGATGATCGCGCGCGGCGATCTGGGCCGCATCCGCGTCGTCGTGGCCGAGTTCGCGCATGGCCACCACGCCGACGCCGCCGATGCCGACAACCCGCGCGTCCGCTGGCGCTACGATCCCGCGCAGGCGGGCGTCTCGGCGCAGTTCGCCGATTGCGGCATCCACGCGATGCACATGGCCAGCTTCGTCACCGGCCAGGAGGTCGAGCGCCTCTCGGCCGATATCGTCTCGGCGCTGCCGGGCCGGGTTCTGGAAGACGATGCGATGGTCAACTTCCGCATGTCGGACGGCGCGGTCGGGCGGCTCTGGACCTCCTCGGTGGCCATCGGGCGGCAGCACGGCCTCACGATCCAGGTCTTCGGCGAAACCGGCGGCCTGCGCTGGGCGCAGGAGCAGCCGAACCAGCTCTACTACATGCCGCTGGGTCAGCGTTTGCAGGTGATCGAGCGGGGCGAAGGTGGTCTCTCGCCCGAGGCCGACCGGTCCAGCCGCGTCACCGTGGGGCATGCCGAGGGGATGCCGCTGGCCTTCGCGAACATCTATTCCGACCTCGCCGAGGCGATCCGCGCGCGCCGCGACGGGCGCGAGATGGACCCGGCCGCGGATCTCTATCCCCGCGCCGAGGATGGCTTGCGATCGATGGCGGCGGTGCATGCGGTCGCGGCCTCGGGCAAGGCCGACGGAGCCTGGACCGACGCGCGCCCGCCGATGTTCCGCTAG
- a CDS encoding TIM barrel protein, translated as MTIRIGNAPCSWGVEFAGDPRNPDWRHVLRECAEAGYTGIELGPVGFMPEDPAELSDGLAANGLSLIGGVVFRPFHDPAAWDDVLDGARRTIAALTAHGAAHLVLIDSISPRRAPTAGRAAEAEQMDAAEWAAFRDRIAEVARMGTDAGLTVGMHAHAAGFIDFEPELERLLDEVPEDILKICFDTGHHSYAGYDPVAFMERHIGRISYMHFKDIDPQVKARAVAERTGFYDACGQGIFCNLGTGDVDFEAVRRVLLEAGFAGWCTVEQDCDPTLDPDTLGDARANRAYLESIGF; from the coding sequence ATGACCATCCGCATCGGCAACGCGCCCTGTTCATGGGGCGTCGAATTCGCGGGTGATCCGCGCAATCCCGACTGGCGCCACGTGCTGCGCGAATGCGCCGAGGCCGGATATACGGGCATCGAACTCGGCCCCGTCGGCTTCATGCCCGAGGACCCGGCCGAGCTGTCCGACGGGCTTGCCGCGAACGGTCTGTCGCTGATCGGTGGCGTCGTCTTCCGACCCTTTCACGATCCCGCCGCCTGGGACGACGTGCTCGACGGCGCGCGCCGCACCATCGCCGCGCTAACTGCCCACGGGGCCGCGCATCTCGTGCTGATCGACTCGATTTCGCCCCGCCGCGCGCCCACCGCCGGCCGCGCCGCGGAAGCCGAGCAGATGGATGCCGCCGAATGGGCCGCCTTCCGCGACCGCATCGCGGAGGTCGCGCGCATGGGCACGGATGCGGGGCTGACCGTCGGGATGCACGCCCATGCCGCGGGCTTCATCGACTTCGAGCCCGAGCTGGAGCGCCTTCTGGACGAGGTGCCCGAGGACATCCTGAAGATCTGCTTCGACACGGGCCATCACTCTTATGCCGGCTACGATCCCGTCGCCTTCATGGAGCGGCATATCGGCCGCATCTCCTACATGCATTTCAAGGATATCGACCCGCAGGTGAAGGCCCGCGCCGTGGCCGAGCGGACCGGGTTCTACGACGCCTGCGGGCAGGGCATCTTCTGCAATCTGGGCACCGGCGACGTCGATTTCGAAGCGGTGCGGCGCGTGCTGCTGGAGGCGGGCTTCGCCGGCTGGTGCACGGTCGAGCAGGATTGCGATCCGACGCTCGACCCCGACACGCTGGGGGACGCGCGGGCGAACCGCGCCTATCTCGAATCCATCGGCTTCTGA
- a CDS encoding Gfo/Idh/MocA family oxidoreductase: MREIGIGIVGGGYMGKAHAVAHSAVGAVFETALRPRLNMVCATTDARAEQYRAAYGFARATSDWRVLVDDPRVEAVVIAAPQALHREVALAAIARGKPVFCEKPLGETVEDATAMTEAAESAGVVAMTGFNYVRTPATQEAIRLVRSGAIGRVTWFRGEHTEDFLADPETPANWRTRSRANGTMGDLAAHPINCALALMGPIESVLAEIETVHATRPGPDGPEDVTNDDQAQMILRFANGAMGHLHASRVATGRKMGYAYEIHGTAGSIRFDQEDQNALHLYRAEGPEAGRGFTKILTGPAHPPYGAFCQGPGHGTGYQDQIIIEARDFLAAIEAGAPRFPTFRDGLDVQRVVEAAWTSSDEHRRITLTRDT, encoded by the coding sequence ATGCGCGAGATCGGCATCGGGATCGTCGGCGGCGGCTACATGGGAAAGGCCCATGCGGTCGCCCATTCGGCCGTCGGCGCGGTGTTCGAGACGGCCCTGCGCCCCCGCCTGAACATGGTCTGCGCCACGACCGACGCGCGCGCCGAACAGTATCGCGCGGCCTACGGCTTCGCGCGCGCGACCTCTGACTGGCGCGTGCTGGTGGACGATCCCCGCGTCGAGGCCGTCGTCATCGCAGCACCCCAGGCCCTGCACAGGGAGGTCGCGCTCGCCGCCATCGCGCGCGGCAAGCCGGTCTTCTGCGAAAAGCCGTTGGGCGAGACGGTCGAGGACGCCACCGCCATGACCGAGGCCGCCGAGTCCGCCGGCGTCGTCGCGATGACCGGGTTCAACTACGTCCGCACCCCCGCCACGCAGGAGGCGATCCGCCTTGTCCGCTCGGGCGCCATCGGTCGCGTCACGTGGTTCCGGGGCGAGCATACCGAGGACTTCCTCGCCGATCCCGAAACGCCCGCCAACTGGCGCACGCGAAGCCGCGCCAACGGCACGATGGGCGACCTCGCGGCGCACCCGATCAATTGCGCGCTGGCGCTGATGGGCCCGATCGAGAGCGTGCTGGCCGAGATCGAGACGGTTCACGCGACCCGTCCCGGCCCGGACGGCCCCGAGGATGTCACCAATGACGACCAGGCCCAGATGATCCTGCGCTTCGCGAACGGCGCGATGGGCCATCTCCATGCCAGCCGCGTCGCGACCGGCCGCAAGATGGGATACGCCTACGAGATCCACGGCACGGCCGGGTCGATCCGCTTCGATCAGGAAGATCAGAACGCGCTCCACCTCTACCGCGCCGAGGGGCCCGAGGCGGGGCGCGGCTTCACCAAGATCCTGACCGGCCCGGCCCATCCGCCCTATGGCGCGTTCTGCCAGGGCCCCGGTCACGGCACCGGCTACCAGGACCAGATCATCATCGAGGCGCGCGACTTCCTCGCCGCGATCGAGGCAGGTGCGCCCCGCTTCCCAACCTTCCGCGACGGGCTCGACGTGCAACGGGTGGTCGAGGCCGCCTGGACCTCATCGGACGAACATCGCCGCATCACGCTCACGAGGGACACATGA
- the iolD gene encoding 3D-(3,5/4)-trihydroxycyclohexane-1,2-dione acylhydrolase (decyclizing) has product MSTIRLTVAQAILRWLDAQFIEIDGVETRICGGGFGIFGHGNVPCLGEAIYPLRDTLPLYRGQNEMGMGFAAAGYAKYHLRRRFMYCTASAGPGTANLLTAAALAHANRLPMLMLCGDTFLTRLPDPVLQQLEHFGDPTLGVNDAFKAATRFWDRITHPAQVVQSLPAALATMLDPADCGPAFIGLPQDVQGWAWDYPEDFFARRVHRIRRQAPDAGEVADAVSLLRAAERPLIVAGGGVQYSGAVEALTAFAHGHGIPVVETIAGRANLLDDDAMNAGPVGVTGSDSGNWAAERADLVFAVGTRLQDFTTGSWTAFAPEARLLHLNVGRHDAAKHRAATVVGDARLGLAAISDALGDHAAPEGWVADVRAERARWNDTRAETVRAGNGPNSYAQAIGVVNGLMDPEDRVVAAAGGLPAEVTANWRTLRPGGVDVEFGFSCMGYEIAGGWGARIAQAEREPQAETVVLTGDGSYLMLNSDLYSAVLTEKKLIVLVLDNGGFAVINKLQNNTGQESFNNLIADTPTATAQTRVDFEAHARALGCHAETVDTPAALGDAFARAKDRAETSVIVMQVDAYEGWTTGGHAWWEIGTPEVTETASVRTARETVEASRARQRKGI; this is encoded by the coding sequence ATGTCGACGATCCGCCTGACGGTGGCGCAGGCCATCCTGCGCTGGCTGGATGCGCAATTCATCGAGATCGACGGCGTCGAGACCCGCATCTGCGGCGGCGGGTTCGGCATCTTCGGCCACGGCAACGTCCCCTGTCTGGGCGAGGCGATCTATCCGCTGCGCGACACGCTCCCGCTCTATCGCGGCCAGAACGAGATGGGCATGGGATTCGCCGCGGCGGGCTATGCCAAGTACCACCTGCGGCGGCGGTTCATGTATTGCACGGCATCCGCCGGGCCGGGGACGGCGAACCTTCTGACGGCGGCGGCACTGGCGCATGCGAACCGGCTGCCGATGCTGATGCTGTGCGGCGATACGTTCCTGACGCGGCTGCCCGATCCGGTGCTGCAACAGCTCGAACATTTCGGCGATCCGACGCTGGGCGTGAACGACGCGTTCAAGGCGGCCACCCGGTTCTGGGATCGCATCACCCACCCCGCGCAGGTCGTGCAATCGCTGCCCGCCGCGCTGGCCACGATGCTCGACCCCGCCGATTGCGGACCGGCCTTCATCGGCCTGCCGCAGGACGTGCAGGGCTGGGCCTGGGACTACCCGGAGGACTTCTTCGCGCGGCGGGTGCATCGCATTCGGCGGCAGGCGCCCGATGCGGGTGAGGTGGCCGATGCCGTGTCCCTGTTGCGGGCGGCCGAGCGACCGCTGATCGTCGCGGGCGGCGGCGTGCAATATTCCGGTGCGGTCGAGGCGCTCACCGCCTTCGCCCATGGCCACGGCATCCCGGTGGTCGAGACCATCGCCGGACGCGCCAACCTCCTGGACGACGACGCGATGAATGCCGGGCCGGTGGGGGTGACGGGGTCCGATTCAGGGAACTGGGCCGCCGAGCGGGCCGACCTTGTCTTCGCGGTGGGCACCCGTTTGCAGGATTTCACGACCGGGTCCTGGACGGCTTTCGCGCCCGAGGCCCGGCTCCTGCATCTCAATGTCGGGCGTCACGATGCAGCCAAGCATCGGGCCGCGACCGTCGTGGGGGACGCGCGGCTGGGTCTCGCCGCGATTTCGGACGCGCTGGGCGATCACGCGGCACCCGAGGGCTGGGTCGCGGACGTGCGGGCCGAGCGCGCAAGGTGGAACGACACGCGGGCCGAGACCGTGCGCGCGGGCAACGGGCCCAACAGCTACGCGCAGGCGATCGGGGTGGTGAACGGGTTGATGGACCCGGAGGATCGCGTCGTGGCCGCCGCCGGGGGCCTGCCTGCCGAGGTGACCGCGAACTGGCGCACGCTGCGGCCTGGCGGCGTCGACGTCGAGTTCGGCTTTTCCTGCATGGGCTACGAGATCGCGGGCGGCTGGGGCGCGCGCATCGCGCAGGCCGAGCGCGAGCCGCAGGCCGAGACCGTCGTGCTGACCGGCGACGGCTCGTATCTGATGCTGAACTCGGACCTCTATTCGGCGGTGCTGACCGAGAAGAAGTTGATCGTTCTGGTGCTCGACAATGGCGGCTTCGCGGTCATCAACAAGCTGCAGAACAACACCGGGCAGGAGAGCTTCAACAACCTCATCGCGGACACGCCGACGGCGACCGCGCAGACCCGCGTCGATTTCGAGGCCCATGCCCGCGCGCTGGGCTGCCACGCGGAAACGGTGGATACGCCCGCCGCCCTGGGCGACGCCTTCGCCCGCGCCAAGGACCGGGCCGAGACCTCGGTGATCGTGATGCAGGTCGATGCCTACGAGGGCTGGACCACCGGCGGGCACGCCTGGTGGGAGATCGGGACGCCCGAGGTGACGGAGACCGCGTCGGTCCGCACGGCGCGCGAGACGGTCGAGGCCAGCCGCGCCCGCCAGCGGAAGGGGATCTGA
- a CDS encoding phytanoyl-CoA dioxygenase family protein, translated as MLSFHADDVDPEVIVTELLDGGGAVMLKGLFTQDEIAEARRIILMHSDAEAAKVTHFQGAAGDRMDLQRRVWNLLAKGAVFSRMATHPVLMTILRHFLGTGFIMGSIAANRILPGGPGQEPHVDYPYWDFHAPETHPTRLNASFPMNAQVTVVLDPFTEASGATAYVPGTQTALRYPGPEDDFHGRAVRMIAEPGDTVLFFGAAWHCAMPNRSDHERCAVLVNYLPKWVKPLEDMPGALPAAFLDGASRELRQLLGFDYPYPEVLDRADAVNAEGRA; from the coding sequence ATGCTCAGCTTTCACGCCGATGATGTGGACCCCGAGGTCATCGTGACCGAATTGCTCGATGGCGGCGGCGCGGTGATGCTGAAGGGGCTGTTCACCCAGGACGAGATCGCCGAGGCGCGCCGGATCATCCTGATGCATTCCGATGCCGAGGCCGCGAAGGTCACGCATTTCCAGGGCGCCGCCGGAGATCGGATGGACCTGCAACGGCGGGTCTGGAACCTCCTGGCGAAGGGCGCGGTCTTCTCGCGGATGGCAACGCATCCGGTGCTGATGACGATCCTGCGGCACTTCCTCGGGACCGGGTTCATCATGGGCTCCATCGCGGCCAACCGCATCCTGCCCGGCGGACCGGGACAGGAGCCGCATGTCGATTACCCCTACTGGGACTTCCACGCGCCCGAGACGCATCCGACCCGACTCAACGCCAGCTTTCCGATGAACGCGCAGGTGACCGTGGTGCTCGACCCGTTCACAGAAGCGTCCGGCGCGACGGCCTACGTGCCCGGCACGCAGACGGCGCTGCGCTATCCCGGCCCCGAGGATGACTTCCACGGCCGCGCCGTGCGCATGATCGCCGAACCGGGGGACACGGTCCTGTTCTTCGGTGCGGCATGGCATTGCGCGATGCCCAACCGGTCGGATCACGAACGCTGCGCGGTGCTGGTGAACTACCTGCCGAAATGGGTGAAGCCGCTGGAGGACATGCCGGGCGCCCTGCCCGCCGCATTCCTCGACGGCGCCTCGCGCGAGCTGCGCCAGCTTCTGGGCTTCGACTATCCCTACCCGGAGGTCCTCGACCGGGCCGATGCGGTCAACGCGGAAGGGCGGGCATGA
- a CDS encoding PfkB family carbohydrate kinase, whose amino-acid sequence MKLSGTDFLIVGRAGMDFYPDPPGTRTEEAERFVSCLGGSSANIGVALVRQGCSADLVTCVSDDAIGRFALNQLDHYGVRRAHVRSVGGEARNSLAVVETRIEDHQSVIYRNGAADFEMTIGDVEAATYAGRAALVTTGTVFAAEPSRGAAFRAFELAREAGIPIVFDVDYRPYSWPSPQVASEVLTRACEMADCIVGNDVEFGFVAGDYDRGLDAARRLAADRLVIYKMGEHGARTFHEGQEIRTGIYRTEALKPTGAGDSFMGGLLAALAAGRDLRDAVLRGSASAAMVVARVGCAPAMPTTDDLEAFMADHPGPTE is encoded by the coding sequence ATGAAGCTTTCGGGCACCGATTTCCTGATCGTCGGACGGGCCGGGATGGACTTCTATCCCGACCCGCCCGGCACCCGGACCGAGGAGGCCGAGCGCTTCGTTTCCTGCCTCGGTGGGTCGAGCGCCAATATCGGCGTGGCGCTGGTTCGGCAGGGCTGCAGCGCCGATCTCGTCACCTGCGTCAGCGACGACGCCATCGGACGGTTCGCGCTCAACCAGCTCGACCATTACGGCGTCCGGCGCGCCCATGTCCGGTCGGTCGGCGGCGAGGCCCGCAACTCGCTTGCCGTGGTCGAGACGCGGATCGAAGACCACCAGTCGGTCATCTACCGCAACGGTGCCGCCGATTTCGAGATGACGATCGGCGATGTCGAGGCCGCGACCTATGCAGGGCGCGCGGCGCTGGTGACCACCGGCACCGTCTTCGCCGCCGAGCCGTCGCGCGGAGCGGCGTTCCGGGCGTTCGAGCTGGCCCGGGAGGCGGGCATCCCGATCGTGTTCGACGTCGATTACCGCCCCTATTCCTGGCCCTCGCCGCAGGTCGCCTCCGAGGTGCTGACCCGCGCCTGCGAGATGGCGGATTGCATCGTCGGCAACGACGTGGAGTTCGGCTTCGTCGCGGGGGATTACGATCGCGGCCTCGACGCGGCCCGCCGCTTGGCCGCGGATCGGCTGGTGATCTACAAGATGGGCGAGCACGGCGCGCGGACCTTCCACGAAGGCCAGGAGATCCGCACCGGCATCTACCGCACCGAGGCGCTCAAGCCGACCGGTGCGGGCGACAGCTTCATGGGCGGCCTCCTCGCCGCGCTGGCCGCCGGGCGCGACCTGCGCGACGCGGTGCTGCGCGGCTCGGCCAGTGCCGCGATGGTCGTCGCCCGCGTCGGATGCGCCCCCGCCATGCCCACGACCGACGACCTCGAGGCCTTCATGGCCGACCACCCCGGACCCACGGAGTAA